In Thermodesulfobacteriota bacterium, a genomic segment contains:
- a CDS encoding TIGR04282 family arsenosugar biosynthesis glycosyltransferase, producing MLLIFVKYPEPKKVKTRLAKNIGFENAAMFYRKMAEQIIYDLSKLADHRKIVFFDPPERKNDVMRWLKFNGLSFIAQEGNSLGEKMSNAFSHAFSLGADKTVIIGTDCPQITIQTILTAFEKLETSEVVIGPSYDGGYYLLGLRRFIPEIFHDIDWSTNLVFDQTIKKLRHSGIKSDCLEMLRDVDTIYDISNDQLLKIRKRI from the coding sequence ATGCTCCTAATTTTTGTTAAGTATCCAGAGCCCAAGAAGGTAAAAACACGGCTCGCTAAGAACATAGGTTTTGAAAATGCCGCCATGTTTTACAGAAAGATGGCGGAACAGATCATCTACGACCTATCGAAGTTAGCTGACCATAGAAAGATCGTATTCTTCGACCCGCCCGAAAGAAAAAATGACGTAATGCGCTGGTTGAAATTTAATGGTCTATCATTTATCGCACAGGAAGGAAATTCACTTGGGGAAAAGATGTCAAATGCTTTCAGTCATGCCTTCTCGCTAGGAGCGGACAAAACAGTCATCATTGGAACGGACTGCCCTCAAATCACAATACAGACGATCTTAACAGCCTTCGAAAAACTCGAGACGTCAGAGGTAGTCATAGGTCCTTCCTATGATGGTGGTTATTATCTACTTGGATTAAGACGATTCATTCCGGAGATTTTTCATGACATCGATTGGAGCACAAATCTCGTATTTGATCAGACCATAAAAAAATTGCGACACAGTGGCATTAAGTCTGATTGTTTAGAAATGCTTAGAGATGTAGACACCATCTATGATATAAGCAACGACCAGCTTCTAAAGATTCGAAAACGAATTTAA